One window from the genome of Vibrio sp. VB16 encodes:
- a CDS encoding FecCD family ABC transporter permease has protein sequence MILNKYRVAWLVGIAAILLAFMLSLQFGSVPLSLREVLTGLRSFNDEEVNMTSRILIDFRLPRALLAVIAGSGLAMVGALLQTSTKNDLADPFLFGLSSGASAGAVLIITQLGDALGIWSLPIAAFTGGIVSATAVMVLFSMQKKQGNNNLILCGLAISFLFGAITSFLIYSGDQRAASSILFWTMGGLGLARWDNLIFAAVGVLCLVVLIAKRYRELDTLLVSEQTTRSLGINVYRLQREIFLCCAFCTAAIVSLTGVVGFIGLMVPHLVRPYSGVIHKRALPLIALWGAVILLVGDLVSRTILAPQELPVGIVTAALGGLFVLYLVWRKQP, from the coding sequence ATGATACTTAACAAATACCGAGTGGCATGGTTAGTTGGTATTGCTGCAATTCTGCTCGCTTTTATGTTGAGTTTACAATTTGGGTCTGTGCCTTTGTCTTTGAGGGAAGTGCTAACAGGGTTGCGTTCCTTCAATGATGAGGAGGTGAATATGACCAGCCGAATACTGATAGATTTTAGGTTGCCCAGAGCATTGTTGGCCGTCATTGCCGGTTCGGGGCTTGCTATGGTAGGCGCGTTACTCCAGACCTCAACCAAAAATGACTTGGCCGATCCATTTCTGTTTGGATTGTCCTCCGGTGCCTCTGCAGGCGCGGTGTTGATCATTACTCAACTAGGGGATGCACTCGGCATTTGGTCTCTTCCTATTGCCGCATTCACCGGCGGCATCGTGTCGGCCACCGCTGTGATGGTGCTCTTTTCAATGCAAAAAAAGCAGGGTAACAACAACCTTATCTTGTGCGGCCTAGCCATCTCATTTTTATTTGGTGCCATTACTAGTTTTCTGATTTATTCGGGCGATCAGCGGGCGGCAAGCTCCATCTTGTTCTGGACGATGGGCGGTTTAGGGCTTGCTCGCTGGGATAATTTGATATTTGCGGCAGTGGGCGTGCTTTGCCTTGTTGTGTTGATAGCCAAGCGCTATCGTGAACTCGATACCTTATTGGTCAGCGAACAGACAACACGATCGCTGGGTATTAATGTTTATCGGTTGCAAAGAGAGATCTTTCTCTGCTGCGCCTTTTGCACTGCGGCCATTGTGTCACTCACTGGTGTTGTTGGTTTTATTGGTCTTATGGTGCCACACCTTGTTCGTCCTTATTCAGGTGTAATCCATAAACGGGCGCTCCCTCTAATCGCACTTTGGGGCGCGGTCATTTTGTTGGTTGGTGATCTGGTAAGCCGAACAATTTTGGCCCCGCAAGAACTACCCGTTGGTATCGTCACTGCGGCACTCGGTGGCTTATTTGTTTTATACCTTGTCTGGCGTAAACAACCTTGA